The following proteins come from a genomic window of Pseudomonadota bacterium:
- a CDS encoding tetratricopeptide repeat protein, producing the protein MRAAARFALAASLAVGAAQGGCFLWTSRDDGETLKIETKKLEDRLAKVEGESAEERARLTEMIDTARAQIAELEETLSKATRVLARNSADFGAEMETLKDQLRASDGALAELRPEIETVGAAAEEANRKVVDFALAAGLDLPVDPAKVPEKPGEHFSAIRASFDAGRYGEARELAKLFLQRYPKDEAADDVQFLVARSFVAQKRWAKALGALRQFTDVYPKSELNPEVLYEMASAFFQLGDCTDARILADTIASKHGDSPFAAKARTLQQEMSKQKSRCTS; encoded by the coding sequence ATGCGCGCAGCAGCCCGCTTCGCGCTCGCAGCGTCGCTCGCGGTCGGGGCCGCGCAGGGCGGGTGCTTCCTGTGGACCAGCCGCGACGACGGCGAGACGCTCAAAATCGAGACGAAGAAGCTCGAGGACCGGCTCGCGAAGGTCGAGGGGGAGTCCGCCGAGGAGCGCGCCCGCCTCACGGAGATGATCGACACCGCGCGAGCGCAGATCGCCGAGCTCGAGGAGACGCTCTCCAAGGCCACGCGCGTCCTCGCCCGGAACTCGGCCGACTTCGGCGCCGAGATGGAGACCCTCAAGGATCAGCTCCGCGCGTCGGACGGCGCGCTCGCCGAGCTGCGGCCTGAGATCGAGACCGTCGGCGCGGCCGCCGAGGAGGCGAACCGCAAGGTCGTCGACTTCGCGCTCGCCGCCGGCCTGGATCTCCCCGTCGATCCCGCCAAGGTGCCGGAGAAGCCCGGCGAGCACTTCAGCGCGATCCGGGCTTCCTTCGACGCGGGGCGCTACGGCGAGGCGCGCGAGCTCGCGAAGCTCTTCTTGCAGCGCTACCCCAAGGACGAGGCCGCGGACGACGTCCAGTTCCTCGTCGCGAGGTCGTTCGTCGCGCAGAAGCGGTGGGCCAAGGCGCTCGGCGCGCTCCGGCAGTTCACGGACGTCTACCCGAAGAGCGAGCTCAACCCCGAGGTGCTGTACGAGATGGCGTCCGCCTTCTTCCAGCTCGGCGACTGCACCGACGCCCGGATCCTCGCGGACACGATCGCGTCCAAGCACGGGGACAGCCCCTTCGCGGCCAAGGCGCGCACCCTCCAGCAGGAGATGAGCAAGCAGAAGTCCCGCTGCACGAGCTGA
- a CDS encoding transposase has protein sequence MQSARQLEPSWSLGSSFAPASAGYRPRAPDATVLHKVVRENLEEFLRQARGGSEDGEGVPDFVVDELRKFVSCGSLSGGFARLKCETCGKERLVPFSCKRRAACPSCAGRRMAELAAHLVDSVFPLVPVRQWVLSLPFLLRYRLAWNHDLTRKVLRVFWRALDRYQRKKAKERGYENARTGAVTVIQRAGGALNLNVHFHMAALDGVFVEVDGELVFRRLPAPSTEDVAAIVKSVRKGVLRLLGRSRISNGDNQDDGWEDPFAEESPALAAASGASVQGISAFGPRTGQRVRRIGEEPDEIGKAPKRKRHARYQGFDLHAGAPTKPEERDRLERMLRYLLRPPIAESRLRELPDGNILLTQKTKWSDGTTALVFHPLELLERLAAIIPRPQINMLIYHGLLAPSAKWRSRVVAYKRPVVQEENSDSECDDAVEPHPPKPRYYAWAELMRRTFGYDVMTCLECGGRMKLIAMIEDPTVIAKILSHLGLPTEPPVAKPARAPPEQLELPEYVEPEPDEPFEETPADF, from the coding sequence GTGCAGAGTGCCCGCCAACTCGAACCTTCCTGGTCGCTCGGGTCTTCGTTCGCCCCGGCGAGCGCCGGATACAGACCGCGTGCGCCCGACGCGACGGTGCTGCACAAGGTCGTGCGCGAGAACCTCGAGGAGTTTCTCCGCCAAGCTCGCGGCGGTTCGGAGGACGGCGAGGGCGTCCCGGACTTCGTCGTGGACGAGCTTCGGAAGTTCGTCTCGTGCGGTTCGCTCTCGGGAGGTTTCGCGCGGCTGAAGTGCGAGACGTGCGGCAAAGAACGTCTCGTTCCCTTTTCGTGCAAGCGCCGCGCCGCGTGCCCGAGCTGCGCTGGGAGGCGCATGGCAGAGCTCGCCGCGCACCTCGTCGACTCCGTGTTTCCGCTCGTGCCGGTGAGACAATGGGTGCTCAGCCTGCCGTTCCTCCTGCGATACCGGCTCGCGTGGAACCACGATCTCACCCGGAAGGTGCTCCGGGTCTTCTGGCGCGCACTCGACAGGTACCAGAGGAAGAAGGCGAAGGAGCGAGGGTACGAGAACGCACGCACCGGCGCCGTGACGGTCATCCAAAGAGCCGGAGGCGCACTAAATCTCAACGTCCACTTCCACATGGCCGCGCTCGACGGCGTGTTCGTCGAGGTCGATGGGGAGCTCGTATTCCGCAGGCTGCCCGCACCTTCGACCGAGGATGTCGCTGCGATAGTGAAGTCGGTTCGAAAGGGCGTCCTCCGCCTGCTCGGCCGATCACGCATTTCGAACGGTGACAACCAAGACGACGGCTGGGAGGACCCGTTCGCCGAGGAGAGTCCGGCGCTCGCGGCGGCGAGCGGCGCCTCGGTGCAGGGGATCTCCGCGTTCGGTCCTCGAACGGGGCAGAGGGTGCGGCGGATCGGCGAAGAACCGGACGAGATCGGCAAGGCGCCGAAGCGCAAGAGACACGCACGGTATCAGGGTTTCGATCTGCACGCCGGTGCGCCAACCAAACCCGAGGAGCGCGATCGCCTCGAACGGATGCTCCGCTACTTGTTGCGCCCGCCGATTGCAGAGAGTCGCCTGCGCGAGCTGCCTGATGGCAATATCCTCCTCACCCAGAAGACGAAGTGGTCGGACGGCACGACCGCCCTCGTGTTCCACCCGCTCGAACTGCTCGAGCGCCTCGCGGCGATCATCCCGAGACCGCAAATCAATATGCTCATCTACCACGGCTTGCTCGCGCCGAGCGCCAAATGGAGAAGTCGTGTCGTCGCGTACAAACGTCCGGTGGTTCAGGAAGAGAATTCAGATTCGGAATGTGACGATGCGGTCGAACCGCATCCACCGAAGCCCCGTTACTATGCGTGGGCCGAGCTGATGCGCCGGACGTTCGGCTACGACGTCATGACGTGCCTCGAGTGCGGCGGGCGGATGAAGCTCATCGCCATGATCGAAGATCCCACGGTCATCGCGAAGATCCTCTCGCACCTCGGCCTTCCGACCGAGCCGCCGGTCGCGAAACCGGCGCGCGCTCCGCCGGAGCAGCTCGAGTTGCCGGAGTACGTCGAGCCCGAGCCCGACGAACCTTTCGAAGAAACTCCCGCCGACTTCTGA
- a CDS encoding right-handed parallel beta-helix repeat-containing protein, whose product MSRGAWVVFLSLAAGLFLSCWDDSHWSSPDGGDTDTDVDTDTDSDTDTDTDTDTSPVTTCPVHVIGEGGSDSTSGSTWDEGLASVERGLDLAEPLGCDVWVKAGTYYPTHDPDGSATPDDPRTVTFRLRAGVALYGGFAGDEATLEERDFVANVTILSGDIGAADDISDNCYHVVTGTDGATIDGFTITEGNADNPGNTTGYGGGMINDFFSPIVVNCVFSGNYANFGAGMLNACSSPTVTSCTFSNNTAAVDGAGMYNMVASSPTVVDCIFSGNASLSLDDGTLSGGGMTNHSSSPTVRNCTFFANAGEDAGGMENTDYSSPMVVNSVFLANSGQTGGGMSNRFNSSPTITNCTFSSNNAESDWGGGIYNDYSDAVITNCILWGDSEPEILNFGMYSFSTVTYSDVQGGCSVVSGCTTDEIGNIDSDPFFVSINDLHLMAGSPCIDAANGDAAPEFDIEGNPRVDNPATLNTGVGAIDFADMGSFEHQL is encoded by the coding sequence ATGTCACGAGGCGCATGGGTTGTATTCCTTTCTCTTGCAGCAGGGCTCTTTTTATCCTGCTGGGACGACTCGCACTGGAGCAGCCCTGACGGCGGGGACACCGATACCGATGTCGATACTGATACGGACAGCGACACGGACACGGACACGGACACCGATACCTCGCCAGTGACAACCTGCCCAGTCCACGTGATCGGTGAGGGCGGCAGCGATTCGACCAGCGGGAGTACCTGGGACGAGGGGCTCGCCAGCGTGGAGCGCGGGCTCGACCTCGCGGAGCCGCTCGGATGCGACGTTTGGGTGAAGGCGGGGACGTACTACCCGACCCACGACCCCGACGGTTCGGCCACGCCCGACGACCCGCGGACCGTGACGTTCCGGCTGCGCGCGGGCGTCGCCCTGTACGGCGGCTTCGCGGGGGACGAGGCGACGCTGGAGGAGCGCGACTTCGTCGCGAACGTGACGATCCTCTCGGGGGACATCGGCGCGGCGGACGATATCAGCGATAATTGTTACCACGTCGTTACCGGCACGGACGGTGCGACCATCGACGGCTTCACGATCACTGAAGGCAACGCGGACAATCCTGGCAATACGACCGGCTATGGCGGAGGGATGATCAATGATTTTTTCTCGCCGATCGTGGTGAACTGCGTTTTCTCGGGTAACTACGCCAATTTCGGCGCTGGCATGCTCAACGCCTGTTCTTCGCCGACCGTAACGAGCTGCACTTTTTCGAACAACACAGCGGCAGTTGATGGTGCTGGAATGTACAACATGGTCGCCTCCTCGCCGACGGTGGTGGATTGCATCTTCTCGGGTAACGCCTCATTATCTCTTGATGACGGTACTTTAAGCGGCGGCGGTATGACCAACCATTCCTCTTCACCGACTGTACGGAACTGCACCTTCTTTGCCAACGCGGGAGAGGATGCAGGCGGTATGGAGAATACTGATTACTCATCGCCCATGGTTGTGAATAGTGTATTTCTTGCTAATTCTGGCCAAACCGGCGGCGGTATGTCGAATAGATTTAACTCCTCACCGACAATAACAAATTGTACTTTTTCCAGCAATAATGCAGAGTCCGACTGGGGCGGTGGTATCTACAACGACTATTCTGATGCGGTCATCACGAACTGTATCCTTTGGGGCGACTCGGAACCAGAGATATTGAATTTTGGAATGTATTCGTTTTCGACAGTGACCTATAGTGACGTGCAAGGCGGCTGCTCCGTTGTGTCTGGCTGCACTACCGACGAAATTGGCAACATCGATTCCGATCCTTTTTTTGTTTCGATCAACGACCTCCATCTGATGGCCGGTTCACCCTGCATCGACGCAGCGAATGGTGATGCAGCTCCTGAGTTTGATATAGAAGGCAACCCGCGGGTGGACAATCCTGCAACATTGAACACTGGAGTTGGAGCAATAGATTTCGCTGACATGGGTTCGTTCGAACACCAACTATAG
- a CDS encoding IgGFc-binding protein, with product MKRENEVMSPRSRRLRTRSIFPVATLLVVLGISCDDTRRGPDSHEPDTSDADADGDSDTGTDTETELIDTDFPSTAIPATCEEAAENPTSVGCVFFAVDMDNYTSDTESENPDSMPFAVVVSNPQEDVDATISLWDGIEGELYTAVLEPGELEVIEAACDPGCLVAPRQVEIQGLSKGAGFRLTSDVPVLAYQWNPYGINSFVTDASLLFPVSSLGEDYIVAAWGTGISPDHPDWPYMVSQVTVVATEDDTQVVFTPSVDIREMGGVGPYAAGVESPAVTLDSFDVLTLAPTTVGDDVTGTRVSADKPVAVFGGHSCAKIPSFDYGACDHLEEQLLPLSAWGASSVLARHAERHNCVNPDLVLWRVIAGADDMVVSFDPPAPEPAGPEHHFESQGDVLEFLAPGDYFAEGALEFPEDPAQPEAPFLAYQLMTCASMPFCVFDYLNSREGDPDMLQSPPAGQYLDRYVFNTDEGFDYDFDHIIVVRPSGAYVAVDCLGLIPDSEFTEVGSSGFEAARIYIDDAFAPTGCTDGAHLLTASAPVGLSVVGTARNNSYSYLGGVGVKPINPTIE from the coding sequence ATGAAGAGAGAGAATGAGGTCATGAGCCCGCGCAGCCGCCGTCTCCGCACGCGCTCCATATTCCCGGTGGCGACGCTGTTGGTCGTTCTCGGCATTTCCTGTGACGACACACGAAGGGGTCCCGACTCGCACGAACCGGATACGAGCGATGCGGACGCTGACGGTGACTCCGACACCGGCACGGACACGGAAACCGAGCTCATCGACACCGATTTCCCGAGCACGGCGATCCCGGCCACGTGCGAGGAAGCGGCCGAGAACCCCACCTCCGTGGGGTGTGTCTTTTTCGCGGTCGATATGGATAATTACACGAGTGATACTGAAAGCGAAAATCCAGATTCCATGCCATTTGCGGTGGTCGTCTCCAATCCGCAAGAGGATGTCGACGCGACCATTTCGCTCTGGGACGGAATCGAGGGGGAACTCTACACCGCGGTACTGGAGCCGGGCGAGCTCGAGGTGATCGAGGCGGCGTGCGACCCGGGTTGCCTGGTAGCGCCGCGCCAGGTCGAGATTCAGGGACTTTCAAAGGGCGCGGGGTTCCGGCTCACCTCCGACGTGCCGGTGCTCGCCTACCAGTGGAATCCCTACGGCATCAATTCTTTTGTGACGGACGCCTCGCTGCTTTTTCCGGTCTCGAGCCTCGGAGAGGATTACATCGTCGCCGCGTGGGGCACCGGGATCTCCCCAGATCATCCGGACTGGCCGTACATGGTCTCGCAGGTGACCGTGGTCGCGACCGAGGACGACACGCAGGTCGTGTTTACGCCGTCCGTGGACATTCGGGAGATGGGCGGCGTGGGGCCGTATGCGGCCGGAGTCGAGAGCCCGGCCGTGACGCTCGATTCGTTCGACGTGCTCACGCTCGCCCCGACCACGGTCGGCGACGACGTCACGGGCACGAGGGTCAGCGCCGACAAGCCGGTGGCCGTGTTCGGCGGCCACTCCTGTGCCAAGATACCGAGCTTCGACTACGGTGCGTGCGATCATCTGGAAGAGCAGCTCCTACCGCTTTCGGCCTGGGGCGCCTCGTCTGTGCTCGCCCGGCACGCGGAGCGGCACAATTGCGTGAACCCTGATCTCGTCCTGTGGCGCGTCATCGCCGGGGCGGACGACATGGTCGTGTCCTTTGATCCGCCGGCGCCCGAGCCGGCGGGCCCGGAGCACCACTTCGAGAGCCAGGGCGACGTGCTCGAGTTCCTGGCGCCGGGCGACTACTTCGCCGAGGGCGCGCTCGAGTTCCCCGAGGATCCGGCGCAGCCAGAGGCACCCTTCCTCGCGTATCAGTTGATGACCTGCGCATCGATGCCGTTCTGCGTTTTCGACTACCTCAATTCGCGCGAGGGTGACCCGGATATGCTCCAGTCGCCGCCCGCGGGCCAGTACCTGGATCGGTATGTCTTCAACACGGACGAGGGTTTCGACTACGATTTCGACCACATCATCGTCGTGCGGCCCTCGGGCGCGTACGTGGCGGTCGACTGTCTCGGGCTGATCCCGGACTCGGAGTTCACGGAGGTCGGGTCGAGCGGCTTCGAGGCGGCGCGGATCTACATCGACGACGCGTTCGCGCCCACAGGTTGCACGGACGGCGCGCACCTGCTCACCGCGTCTGCGCCCGTGGGCCTGTCCGTGGTGGGGACCGCGCGTAATAACTCCTACTCCTACCTCGGCGGCGTGGGCGTCAAGCCGATCAACCCGACGATTGAATAG
- a CDS encoding OmpA family protein: MAVKHVILILTLGLAVTVAASGCHPKYPSCKKDSHCHAGEYCVNNTCQQCRDTGDCPAGQECSGGACREIPGYCSGPADCGPGQICRDNRCGPCLSAGDCESGLVCLDGLCTKAECHTTNDCPAGLSCINYKCQVDDMSASGLGAGACTLSPIYFDFDSSEVLDEQRTAIQQNYDCLQKRGGKLILEGHCDNLGTTEYNMALGERRAAIVKKMLTALGFDGQNVRLISKGEEEATGAGEEGRAKDRRVDFE; the protein is encoded by the coding sequence ATGGCTGTGAAACACGTGATCCTGATCCTGACGCTCGGCCTCGCGGTGACGGTGGCCGCATCGGGGTGCCATCCGAAGTACCCGAGCTGCAAGAAGGACTCGCACTGCCACGCCGGCGAGTACTGCGTGAACAACACGTGCCAGCAGTGCCGCGACACGGGCGACTGCCCGGCCGGCCAGGAGTGCTCGGGCGGCGCGTGCCGCGAGATCCCCGGCTACTGCAGCGGACCGGCCGACTGCGGCCCGGGCCAGATCTGCCGCGACAACCGGTGCGGCCCTTGCCTCTCGGCCGGCGACTGCGAGAGCGGCCTGGTCTGCCTCGACGGCCTCTGCACGAAGGCGGAGTGCCACACGACGAACGACTGCCCGGCCGGGCTCTCGTGCATCAACTACAAGTGCCAGGTCGACGACATGTCCGCGAGCGGCCTCGGGGCCGGCGCCTGCACGCTCTCCCCCATCTACTTCGACTTCGACTCGTCCGAGGTGCTCGACGAGCAGCGGACGGCGATCCAGCAGAACTACGACTGCCTCCAGAAGCGCGGCGGCAAGCTCATCCTCGAGGGGCACTGCGACAACCTCGGCACGACCGAGTACAACATGGCGCTCGGCGAGCGCCGCGCCGCGATCGTCAAGAAGATGCTCACCGCGCTCGGCTTCGACGGCCAGAATGTCCGCCTGATCTCGAAGGGCGAGGAGGAGGCGACCGGGGCCGGCGAGGAAGGCCGCGCCAAGGACCGGCGCGTCGACTTCGAGTGA